In Streptomyces sp. NBC_00414, a single window of DNA contains:
- a CDS encoding SDR family NAD(P)-dependent oxidoreductase — MSATPHMSATPDMSAAPGTSPAQDADTAQDSGAAPDSTAPRGVIVTGGGTGIGRAVAHAFADRGDRVLVVGRTPATLARTAEDRPGISVLAADLTDPDTPRAVTDAALDAIGRIDVLVNNAASGGFASLAETKREAARDQLDTNLLAPLLLTRQTLDALAANGGGTVLNIGSAGALYRRAWPENGVYGAAKAGLDFLTRTWAVELAPRGIRVLGLAPGVIDTGIGERSGMTPEAYAGFLQHIATVVPAGRVGRPEDIAWWALQLTDPRAAYATGVVLAVDGGLSLT; from the coding sequence ATGAGCGCGACACCGCACATGAGCGCGACACCCGACATGAGCGCGGCACCCGGGACGAGCCCGGCACAGGACGCCGACACGGCACAGGACAGCGGCGCGGCACCGGACTCCACGGCGCCCCGGGGCGTGATCGTCACCGGCGGCGGGACCGGGATCGGGCGGGCCGTGGCCCACGCCTTCGCGGACCGCGGCGACCGGGTGCTCGTCGTGGGCCGTACGCCCGCGACCCTGGCCCGGACCGCCGAGGACCGTCCCGGCATCAGCGTCCTCGCCGCCGACCTCACCGACCCGGACACCCCGCGGGCCGTCACCGACGCGGCGCTGGACGCGATCGGCCGTATCGACGTGCTGGTCAACAACGCGGCCTCCGGCGGCTTCGCGTCCCTCGCGGAGACCAAGCGGGAAGCGGCCCGCGACCAGCTCGACACCAACCTCCTGGCCCCGTTGCTGCTCACCCGGCAGACCCTTGACGCCCTCGCGGCGAACGGCGGCGGAACCGTGCTGAACATCGGCTCGGCCGGCGCGCTGTACCGCCGTGCCTGGCCGGAGAACGGGGTCTACGGCGCCGCCAAGGCCGGCCTCGACTTCCTCACCCGGACCTGGGCGGTGGAACTCGCGCCCCGCGGCATCCGGGTGCTCGGCCTCGCCCCGGGCGTGATCGACACCGGTATCGGTGAACGGTCCGGCATGACGCCGGAGGCCTACGCGGGCTTCCTCCAGCACATCGCCACCGTCGTCCCGGCCGGCCGGGTCGGCCGCCCGGAGGACATCGCCTGGTGGGCCCTCCAGCTCACCGACCCGCGTGCCGCCTACGCGACCGGCGTGGTCCTCGCGGTCGACGGCGGCCTGTCCCTCACCTGA
- a CDS encoding nuclear transport factor 2 family protein has protein sequence MAVQAPTAPADVYAEVQHFYARQMRDLDSGEAETWAGTFTEDGAFKPPSLPEPVRGRAALTEGARQAAAGLASAGETHRHYVGMLTVTPADDGSLTAESLVSIVAVPRGGPARLHLVCVCRDVLVREAGELLVKDRVVTRDDRP, from the coding sequence ATGGCGGTACAGGCCCCGACGGCCCCGGCGGACGTATACGCCGAGGTGCAGCACTTCTACGCACGGCAGATGCGGGACCTGGACTCGGGCGAGGCCGAGACCTGGGCCGGCACCTTCACCGAGGACGGCGCCTTCAAGCCGCCCTCGCTCCCGGAGCCGGTACGCGGCCGTGCGGCCCTCACCGAGGGCGCCCGGCAGGCCGCCGCCGGTCTCGCGTCCGCCGGTGAGACACACCGCCACTACGTCGGCATGCTCACCGTCACCCCCGCGGACGACGGCTCGCTGACCGCCGAGAGCCTGGTCTCGATCGTCGCCGTTCCGCGAGGCGGCCCCGCCCGGCTGCACCTGGTGTGCGTCTGCCGGGACGTCCTCGTGCGCGAGGCGGGCGAACTGCTGGTCAAGGACAGGGTGGTGACCCGTGACGACCGGCCGTAG
- a CDS encoding cyclase family protein: MRIIDLSSPVDAAGFEPDPVVHDVLGPKEAATHMSEEMRDHFGIEFDPAELPEGEFLSLDRLQLTTHTGTHIDAPSHYGTRASYRDGPPRHIDEMPLDWFFRPAVVLDLSDQGTGAVGADVLQRELDRIGHTLSPMDIVLLRTGADAWSGTQKYFTDFTGLDGSAVHLLLDQGVRVIGTDAFSLDAPFGDIIGRYRETGDRSVLWPAHMIGRDREYCQIERLAGLEQLPVSRGFRLACFPVRIAGAGAGWARAVALLDEDERDE; the protein is encoded by the coding sequence GTGCGCATCATCGACCTGTCCTCGCCCGTGGACGCGGCGGGTTTCGAACCCGATCCCGTGGTGCACGACGTCCTCGGCCCGAAGGAGGCCGCCACGCACATGAGCGAGGAGATGCGGGACCACTTCGGGATCGAGTTTGATCCGGCGGAACTGCCCGAGGGCGAGTTCCTCTCGCTCGACCGGCTCCAGCTGACGACCCACACCGGGACGCACATCGACGCGCCCTCGCACTACGGCACACGCGCCTCCTACCGGGACGGCCCGCCGCGGCACATCGACGAGATGCCGCTCGACTGGTTCTTCCGGCCCGCGGTGGTGCTCGACCTGAGCGACCAGGGCACCGGCGCGGTCGGCGCCGACGTGCTCCAGCGGGAGCTGGACCGCATCGGCCACACCCTTTCGCCCATGGACATCGTGCTGCTGCGGACCGGCGCCGACGCGTGGTCGGGGACGCAGAAGTACTTCACGGACTTCACCGGGCTCGACGGTTCGGCCGTGCACCTGCTGCTCGACCAGGGCGTACGGGTGATCGGCACGGACGCGTTCAGCCTGGACGCCCCGTTCGGCGACATCATCGGCCGCTACCGGGAGACGGGCGACCGCTCGGTGCTCTGGCCCGCCCACATGATCGGCCGGGACCGGGAGTACTGCCAGATAGAACGGCTCGCCGGGCTGGAGCAGTTGCCCGTCTCCCGCGGCTTCCGTCTCGCCTGCTTCCCGGTGCGGATCGCCGGCGCCGGCGCGGGCTGGGCGAGGGCGGTGGCACTGCTCGACGAGGACGAGCGAGACGAGTGA
- a CDS encoding class I SAM-dependent methyltransferase — protein sequence MYGRELADVYEAIYRSRGKDWGEEAADVSRLITERRPGADSLLDVACGTGAHLSVFSSLFEVAEGLEIAEPMRRLAEQRLPGTTVHPGDMRDFSLGRTYTAVSCMFCAIGYLETLDDMRAAVRSMAEHLEPGGVLVVEPWWFPENFIEGYVAGDLAREEHRTIARISHTTRKGRATRMEVRFTVGDATGIQQFTEIDVLHLFTKEEYVAAFTDAGCSVEFLEDGPTGRGLFVGVREKN from the coding sequence ATGTACGGCCGGGAACTCGCGGACGTGTACGAGGCCATCTACCGCAGCCGGGGCAAGGACTGGGGGGAGGAGGCCGCGGACGTCTCACGGCTCATCACCGAACGCCGCCCGGGAGCCGACTCGCTGCTCGACGTCGCCTGTGGCACGGGCGCCCATCTCAGCGTGTTCAGCTCGCTGTTCGAGGTCGCCGAGGGGCTGGAGATCGCGGAGCCGATGCGCCGGCTCGCCGAGCAGCGGCTGCCCGGCACCACCGTGCACCCGGGCGACATGCGCGACTTCTCGCTCGGCCGCACCTACACCGCGGTGAGCTGCATGTTCTGCGCCATCGGATATCTGGAGACCCTCGACGACATGCGGGCCGCCGTCCGGTCGATGGCCGAGCACCTGGAGCCCGGCGGCGTCCTGGTCGTCGAACCCTGGTGGTTCCCCGAGAACTTCATCGAGGGCTATGTCGCGGGTGACCTGGCCCGTGAGGAGCACCGCACCATCGCGCGGATCTCGCACACCACCCGCAAGGGCCGGGCCACCCGTATGGAGGTCCGTTTCACCGTGGGGGACGCCACCGGCATCCAGCAGTTCACCGAGATCGACGTACTGCACCTGTTCACCAAGGAGGAGTACGTCGCCGCGTTCACCGACGCGGGCTGCTCCGTGGAATTCCTGGAGGACGGCCCCACCGGCCGCGGCCTTTTCGTCGGTGTACGCGAGAAGAACTGA